cactcaggacactgaacggttggttcagctcctttatctggcaccgtaaatggcccctcattaaattagccaaactgcagttgcctcacagactggggggagtagaccttccggacattaaaaattaccaattaagctcaattttgacctacgtgagtgattgggtttgtggggaccctctttcaatatggctagatatcaaaGCCTCCCGGCAAGGTTCCCCctttaccagtttgctgttttggacaaggtgaggacagttagggaatattgccataacccaatagtcatcaatactgttaaagcatggagggcaatttggcagagggaaggtaatattggcaaaacacctttgtttacacctttagtgggaatgccgggttttcaactgggtatgatagattcaggatttaaacgttgggcagctaggggtttatcttgcatgggtgatttaatTGAGGGAGATGTagtgatgtccttcgatcagttagcacagaagtacgagttacctaatagagacctctttcatttttttcaagttagggattttattcaaaaaaagaccacacttttgacagatccctacaaatctgacatagaaagaggggtactaagggctaagagtacactctctgtcagtactctatatcaccaattggggggtgccacctcagatgagtctgatcgactctgcaagatgtgggaaagagagctgggtgttgaagtttgttcagaggcatgggaggattattgggagaatgcaaggaagatagcaatttgcaataggacccatgctttacagttgaagattttcCACAgcgtccacttagccccagactgtttgtcaaaatttaagccaggggtatcttcagcatgtcccaagtgcaaggtctgtatgggtcttacccattgtctttggtcttgtgacaggcttcaaacagattggagcgctgtggcgggtgcaatggagaggattttaggtgtagggatGGAGAGGGatcctatttctctccttttgggccaaCCCATTGTATTTCTTGCAGACGCGCataagaaaacattttttaatattcttacattctgtgcaaagaagaatatcttgctaggttggattagaaaacccccccaggcctgtcgggttggtggaagattgttatggagcatattcccctggattttctcacaaatacgATACACCACAAaattgagaatttttacaagacatggcagccctttttgaaatacctggacacagatttatctaccacactaacaagggcttttacatagccgtaacaattgtgtttcatgagtccaatatccagggaggaggaactgtgaatgtatgagtgttttgtgtggctgggctgagttattactatttatttgtttgttgttaggtatttatttatttagttaaatagctagtttaggtttttttaaacttttatacttctctatatatgtttatacattcgtacaggagggtgggttggggaatatttttttaattattatttgagtttagttttgtactatttttggactgttttgaattgcattgttttgtatttggtgtaatatttaaaaatctattttttcttaataaaaatatattataaaaaaagaaataaaatttaaaaatgtagtcACAACTGTAATGCAAACACAATGATCAATTTCCACATCACAGGCTCCCACCAACAACAATGTAATGATGATCATATCATCATCAGATTAGCTGGTACTGATTGAGGAATAAGAACTTGCCATTGGTAATACCTACATCCTTCTTTAACATAATACCATCCATTATGAACACCTAAGAAGGTAGACACTTTGACATTTTAACAGGAAGGTAACGTCTGCAATAGTCCAGCAGTTCCTCTTTACCATACCATCATGTCAGATCGCTGTGTTCAGATCCTGGGGTGCCACCTGATCCCATGACTCTCCTAAAGTAATGGAGAGAGTACTATCCATTGAACCACACCACACAACATACACTGTGGTTTTAGCTTGTGGTGGCCTTGCTTAAACCTGTGCCTCCTGCTGAGCAGTCTGTCAATTAGCAGCATGTTTGGTGTTGTGCTGTCATGAGAAAGATCAGCAGGATGACTAttaatagtcatacagcacggaaacagatccctcAGCCCAACCTGAcaatgccgaacataatcccaaactgaactgcctcttcctggtccatatccctccaaatatctACCCTATTCAcacatctatccaaatgtcttttaaacattgtaactgtgcccacatccatcactttctcaggaagtttattccacacatgaaccatacTCTGTGTAAAAGTATTGTCCCCAATGTCTTAtttgaaatctctctctctctcctctcaacttaaaaatgtgccttgaaatcccccatcctatctATAGTTGTGTTCCCGTGTAAaccacgttataagaaaatcacacaacagcagcatcATTTAAATCAATTGAgccagaattgcattatagccaatacaggtaaggaaatgTTGCATtccacaaataatggtctaaattctttcatcgcaatttagccaattcacattgaagaaacgcgcattatagcagaattgactgtattttataaagttctatacagtcacctctcaacttcctatgctgtAGTGAAaaaagcctgttcagcctttctttacaaccttccataccaggagaaagtgataactgcagatgctggagaccagagttgaaaagtgtggtgctggaaaaacacagcacgccaggcagcatcagcggacaacatcctggtaaacctgttccgaaccctctccagcttaataatatccttcctgtaactgggagACAAGAGCTGGACATTGGTCAACTATTAAATTCATACATTGATTGCATGCTGCAGTGAAAATTGTGTGCGAATGTCCACTTCTTAAAAATCTCAGTTAACTTATTGGGCAGCTTTGTAATCATGGGCTgttataaatgtgaggttctacattttggaaaagcaagtcagagtaggacttaatggtaaggtcctagggagtcttgctgaacaaagagaccttggagtgcaggttcatagctccttgaaagtagagacatgggtagataagatagtgaagaatgcgtttggcatgctttccgttattggtcagaacattgagaataggagttgggaggtcatgttgtggttgtacaggacattggtttggccacttttggaatattgtgtgcaattgtaatcttcttcctattggaagaatgttgtgaaacctgaaagggttcagaaaagatttacaagaatgttgccagggttggaaggtttgagctacagggagaggttgaataggcttggggctgttctccctggagtgtcagaggctgaggggtgaccttgtagaggtttataaaatcatgagggacatggataggataaatagacaaggtcttttccctggggtggaggagtccagaactagagttcagggtgagaggggaaagatataaaagggacctaaggggtaagtttttcacacagagggtggtgcatgtatggaattagctgccagttgaagtggtggagctggcacaattacagcacttagaaggcatctggatgggtataggaataggaagggtttagagggatatgggccaagtgctggcaaatgggactagattgatttaggatatctggtcgtcatgggcgagttggaccgaagggtatgtttccatgctgtacatctctatgactcaaatcatttatagaatACAGGTATCATtgagtaggccagcatttattgtccatccctgtgTACAGCtcggagtcaaccacatcgctgagggtctggagtcacatgcaggtacGGCCAGCAGATTCCTTCTCTAAGGCAGGGCATTtgttgaaccagatgggcttttactcctgacaattgacaacggTTTGTCACATagtcttcattagactcttaattcagatatttatcaaatttaaattcaaccatctgctgtggcaggattcgagCCTTGGTCCCTGGAATATTGGCTAGGCTCCTGGTTCAAGAATCTAGTGAAGCTTTCACCTCCCTTTGAGTATTTGCAGATTGAAGTTGGCAGGCACAATTTTGAGGCTGTCACAGAGCTACAAGCTAAACATccatgcacggtggctcagtggttagtactgcagcctcagagtgccagggatctgggtttgattccagccttgggtgactgcctggaTTCCCtttggctgctccagtttcctcctgcagtccaaagatatgcaggtcgcgtggattggccatgctcaaaatgtcttgggatgtgcaggctaggtggattaggccatgggaaatgcaggattatagggtaagggatgtgggtctggatgggaagcTCTTCAGTGGGTTAGCATacactcaataggctgaatggcctgcttccacactgcagggattctacacctgttctgccatttcaaaagatcatgattgatctgaatGTGACTTAATTTAACACCATGGCTTGGATTGGAACATGATATTCTTATCAGTCAGGTGAGTATACTCAGTCAATTAAGGAAATTGTGTGGCAGAGGCAGTTCTTTTTCCAATAGAAACCACATACATGAATATGTTTTGTCTCTGCAAATGAAAATATCCATATACACCATctattttaaaatacataaatGTTTATTGTAATTTTGCATAACCCAAAAGTACAGAATCATTTGCAAAGGAAATAAACAGCAAATATAGCTGAACCAGAAAACCAGCTGTTTACCTAAAAGCAAGGGACATGATTCCTGATACATTTCTACTGCAGTTATTGTACCATCCCACATCTCGAAAACACCTGGTTACATTTCTTAATATAAGCTATTGCTGTGCAATGACAAAACAGCTTTTTTATTCCATTATGGAAAATACAACTTGCTCAAATTTGAATAGAAGAACCACTTGCTAAATTAGAGCATGATTTTTTGATTTTCTTGGACACTTGGGCAGTATGGTGGTTGCCCAGATAAACTTGAGTCACTTTTCTTGAAGAGTGTATAATGACACAAGGTTCAGCAATAACTGAAGAAGCCCTTCTTTTCAACCTGTGATCCTGTAGCAAGGCTTTTCTTTTTTGTAAAATTAGTATGTTAGCTTTGCTGGCTATCCAGAATTGCTCTGAAAAGTTGATAGTTGACAGTAAACCGCACTGCAGTGATTTTGTTATAACAGAGATGGCGATCAAAAAACAATCACGTTAGTCTGGGACTGGATTACAGACCTATGACAATGTTATTTGATTTGGATGCCTCAAAGGCAGCCAGAGTTATTAATAAACTTAACAACCAGCAAGCTCTTAAACCAATGACTATCTTCATTATAGCATCGCGTTAAAAACATTTCAATATGTGTCAAGCCGAACAAGTTTTACTTCAGTATGTCCCAAAATtagtattttaatatattttaaaattattaaatattgatttattaatgaaacataaTTAATTGTTACTTACATGATTGTCATTtatgatgtgctgaaaattagCATTCCCCTAGTCAATCCTGGTGTCTCTCTCATTATGAAAAGATAGGCTAGTTCAATAGAGTCCAATTGAAGGAATTTTCCACAAAGTCAAAGAGTAATTAGTATGTTTCCTTCATTGTGACCCTTATTATGGATTAACATATCTATTCTGCTGAGTGGCAGTTGAATACATTCAGCAACATGAACCGAAAAACTAACACTCACTACCTATATTTCCCTCAAATAACTTGTACAAAATTTGCAGCTTCTGCATACTATTTCAAATATTGTTTAAGTAAAAACGAAACAAAACGTTtcttcctcagcaatattttggtTGAGCAACCTAATGTTCCGTTATGTAACTTTGGAAAGTGGGAAGATGTTGAGACCGAAGAACCATGTTCTTGGTGAAGGTGGTGCACCTTGACAGTATTTCTTGGCGATGCGGCCTTGGAGGTATTCTGGGAGTCATGTCTGTAGCAGGGACTTTCACACTTACTGAAGCATCAGGGCTGTCACTCAAATCCATGTTTTCCACTCCCGAATCATTCTTGGACATGGTCTCAGCAGACAAAGTTAGGTTCTCAAACAGTCTTGCTACATTATCGGAGCCTTTAAGGACGTGGTAACTATCTGGCAAACTGTCATCCTCAGTCGACTCCGACTTGTCTGAACTATCATCACACAAGCTTTCTGACCTGCTATCTGACTCGTCTGAGTTGGGGAGGCTCAATTCACCTTCAGATAGGTTTTCATCTGGCAAGTAGGTGGAAGACTTTGATTTTTGCCTTTGCAGTTTAAGAGTGACACCGGTGGTTTTTGTGGGGGAACTGTCTTGGCTTCTCCGCAACTTCTGCTTTTCAACACTTGACAGCACAGATGAATTGTCAACGGTGATAGTGAGATCTGGAGTGGAAGCACATCTGACCGGCTTGGTTAGAATCTGTAATTTCGAATGAGGGTTTTTGTATGGCTGCAGATACACCGATGGGACATACCCAGACTGACCATCATACCTATTAAACAACAAAATGACAAATTAGTCTCCACATTGCTTTGCTGGTTCCAGAATGCACACAACAATTCATATCGTTCCTTGCAATTCTACTTACGTTGAATGCAATATATTTAGATTTAATTCTCTGGTAATTAACAAATGTTTTAAAGTCCTTTCTCTAATCCCTTGTTTTGCTCATTTTTGATAAAAGAAAGTTGCTCTTGAAACAGAAAGTAAATGGCATTTAACACttggcggcatagtggctcagtggttagcactgctgcctcacagcactaaggtcccaggtttggttccagcctcgggcaactgcctgtgtggagtttacacattctccctgtgtctgcgtgggtttcctgcgggtgctccggtttcctcccacaatccaaagatgtgcaggttaggtgaactggccatgctaaattgcccattgtgttaggtgcattagtcagagggaaatgggtctgcgtgggttactcttcggagggtcggtgtagacttgttgggccaaagggcctgtttccacactgtagggaatcgaatcttaACCATTGAGATGTTCAAATCATGTTtcagatttaagacagagtttTTGTGACATGGAGAATCTGACTGATTTCAATGTAAGATCCTAAATTGTAGCTGCCATACACCATTAGCTATTTGGATCTACTGATTAAGGAACAACTGTTCAACAATACAGAAGGACATACCTAATAAACCACCATCCATCACTGGACTTTTTCAAGACTTCAACTATAATACCCACGTGCATGGATAGTTCATCTTCGTTTTTCTTTTCATAGCTTTTAACAGCATAATATTGGCACTCtaaatttatgaaaggaaaaacaaaacgaaaataaatatttcacactAATATTGCTAAATATTGATTAAAATGTCACTACACAAAAAAAAGGACTTCAACTAATTCTGGAAAATGGTGAGCTTGGTTCAATTTTTCTTATTCTGTTTTACCAAATTATATGTTACATTATACATTTACAAAACATTGGTTCAACCTCAACTGAAGTATTGTGTCTAGTTCCGGGTACCTACCTTAGAGAATATTTGAAGGCTGTTGAGTAAGTATGGAAAACAATTTGTACAAAAACGGTTCCAGGGATGGGGATAGATTGTAAATCAAGTCCTTTtaatttgacttattattgtcacaccCACCTAAGTAGTTTaattttgcgtgcagtacagccAGATCACAACATACAAAGATTGTAGGCTGATTGAGCAGAGTAAGGAATACTCTGGTTAAGGCTGCAAGGAAGGTCCCTGCAAGTAAGGAAGGCTGTCCTCCTCAGGGGTGAGAAGGCTGGAGGGAGATTTATGCTAAATCTAAAGAGGTCTGAACATAATAACTGTTCTGAAAGGTTAAGAAGTGAATGGTAAAACACCAAACACTACACGAAGAAAACGTTTCTTTTTTATATGCACATGCAActtggatctggaatgcattcccTAACAATGCAATTGAGCTTTATTCAAATATAACTTCtaaaaggaaattggatttgAAATATCTGCaagactgagctgccagaggaagtggtggaggctggtacaattgcaacatttaaaaagcatttggatgggtatatgaataggaagggtttggagggatatgagccgggtgctggctggtgggactagattgggttgggatgtttggttggtatggacgattggaccgaagggtctgtttccatgctgtacatctctatgactctatgactagcaaAACTGTTATTTGCAGACAGCCAGTatggacataatgggctgaaggacTTCTTTCTGACTGTAAATAA
Above is a genomic segment from Chiloscyllium plagiosum isolate BGI_BamShark_2017 chromosome 21, ASM401019v2, whole genome shotgun sequence containing:
- the LOC122560568 gene encoding NADPH oxidase organizer 1-like; translated protein: MSKRFPLQVRIIGLMQHKKLKTYLASVLWSDQNDVIVYRTFAEFKKLHKAIVKKYPLEAGRIKKSDRILPKFQDITRREKRQARVSRSVLRIGMLQEYCDRLLTCSTKITEDRDIIQFFLATNSDLAPSFPSDSVIVMPSAVEKRRETLRRSARTGAQSITQPVASENYRCIAPYETKDTKNKPFKVLEDETVDVIAKNTSGWWLVENEGKQLAWFPAPYLKKCLSSVRCGDSFIEKSGECQYYAVKSYEKKNEDELSMHVGIIVEVLKKSSDGWWFIRYDGQSGYVPSVYLQPYKNPHSKLQILTKPVRCASTPDLTITVDNSSVLSSVEKQKLRRSQDSSPTKTTGVTLKLQRQKSKSSTYLPDENLSEGELSLPNSDESDSRSESLCDDSSDKSESTEDDSLPDSYHVLKGSDNVARLFENLTLSAETMSKNDSGVENMDLSDSPDASVSVKVPATDMTPRIPPRPHRQEILSRCTTFTKNMVLRSQHLPTFQSYITEH